The Plasmodium vivax scf_3980 genomic scaffold, whole genome shotgun sequence DNA segment atatttatagaaaaatCATAGTGCTGAAAACATCATCAGCTAATAAAccatttaataaatataacaaaattaaatatatttttttatgtttatcattttgtttataatattaggtaataaaattatgtataaaaattaaaataaacaattaattatttCCGTAATGATAAAAGCATAAGTGAATAATTCAAATCAAGTAAAAGttataatatgatatatggtttatttatttgaCATGCATTCTTCACATATTATGGTAATAATGGAAAAACGAAtctaatgtatataataaagaaaaagtgaaaagaaatgaattaaaacaatattattaaaagttCTATTATATGTATAGCAGTGTTATGCATGTATAGTCATTTTATAcctagaaaaaaattgctatagGTTATGAAAACTTATTTATAAGAGtaactaaaaaattaaatattatttcattatattttatatcatttacTTTACGAATATGTAtccattttaatataaattaatattttttcattattgtGATTTAATTTTAGCACAAGTAAAATATCAGTATCGTAATATgttatatcattattttcttatgaaaatgtttttcttacacatttatataattctttgATCAGTAAATAAGGATATGtatgttaaatatttattttatataaatattatctgttttttgcttctgtatttttgaataatattatattttaatataagcCATGTTTCATTAAAACTGGCtagaaaaattatcattattcaatatatgaaaattatgaattttataCAGAatgatatttaatattatatctCCCTTGCTGAGAACTTATATGTTCACTTCCCTGATCCATTAACATTATATCTCTCATTTCGTCATCATTATTTCTATACTGTTCAgctaattttccttttttaaaattcatcAGTTGTCTAAGTGGGGTAAactgttataaaaaaaaatatatgtatataactATATTAAGATATAGTGCTcaacaataatatataatgatataaatcAATTTTGCGCTGTCTAGATTATATTTAGAATTtaacatttaattatttaaccttatataaccCCACCAATAAGGGAACTAATCCAACCGTTGTTCCTATAAGTGCTTTTGACATAGTATTATTATCGCATTGtgacaattttataaaattattcgtATATTCAGGTTTTCCTTCGATCTCTGTATTATAAAGTccatcatatttttctttaaatttttttagttgTGTACaaaattcattatttttatcattacacAGGTAATTAGCTTCTGCATAATCACTGCAACATTTAGCAGAGGGCCCTAATAGTGAACCCGCATTAACCGGTTTCTGACCATTTAGAATATTATCAAGTTTTTTATAGTTCTCATATAAACTATATAAAAGGTTCATTTTTATCAACTCTTCTTCcctaatattatatataaattctgGCGGAAATTCATATGAAAAGGTATACGTACAATGATGGCTCAAACCATCGGAAAACTTTGTAGCACAAGTAGATTTATTAAGTTTTCTTTtacttatattaatatttaaccagtaatttaaaaaatgccaatCCTTTGTATCGTCTGGtttgtttccattttcaACATTGGATAATGAGTTATATAGTTTTATGAATAGTTCACATACCTTTTTTCCTGTGTCAAAATTACTACTAGTATATGCATTAGAAAAAGTAGTACAATTATCTTGTGCGTCAAGTTCGGTAGTATTACTCTCAAGTTTATTCGAACTttcaatataattaatagCCTTGTCAAAAAAGTCATactaataattaaaaaggaaattataatttattaaaatgaaaacagaGATCAttctatatttatatttaattata contains these protein-coding regions:
- a CDS encoding variable surface protein Vir30, putative (encoded by transcript PVX_145260A), with the translated sequence MIFHIHIMIKAKWTAINYIESSNKLESNTTELDAQDNCTTFSNAYTSSNFDTGKKVCELFIKLYNSLSNVENGNKPDDTKDWHFLNYWLNINISKRKLNKSTCATKFSDGLSHHCTYTFSYEFPPEFIYNIREEELIKMNLLYSLYENYKKLDNILNGQKPVNAGSLLGPSAKCCSDYAEANYLCNDKNNEFCTQLKKFKEKYDGLYNTEIEGKPEYTNNFIKLSQCDNNTMSKALIGTTVGLVPLLVGLYKFTPLRQLMNFKKGKLAEQYRNNDDEMRDIMLMDQGSEHISSQQGRYNIKYHSV